CTGGCGCTGGTGTAACTGGGCAGGATATCATAAACGGCGTCCAATCTCTCAGAAGTCGCGCTTATCTGCTCCAGCCTTATCGTGTAGGTCAGGGTTTGCCCGGCGGTAATAGTACCTGGTGACACGGTTTTTGACGGCTTGATAGGAGTGTCATCTATCAAAGTAACTCCCCGCCAGCTAGCTATCGCCCGCATGATGACGGTGACATTCACCGGTACGCCGCAAACATCCACAGTGAAATTGTCTGATTGATTATCAGTGGTGAAAAAACTGGTATAACCGCCATATAGCAGCTTCCACATTACAAACTCCTGGGCGGCGTCAACTGCGTAAAGCTCTTTGGTCTGCCGGGTGACAATCTGGCTGCTCTTCAATGCTGTGCCGGTGAGCCGGAGCGCCGGAACGACCATCGTCGCCCCTATTGCCAGCAGTATCAGCACCAGGATAAATGCCTGCCCGGCCTGTCTTTTCCGCTTCACTGCGTTACCTCCGGCCGCATATGGATGCTGAACTGGATACTTTCCATCCTTTGCTGTGGCTTCGGGCCGGTGGCTGTAATGGCAACAGTGATGACCTGTCCATCCTGGGTAAATCCCAGCGAGGTAATGCTCCGGCCAACAATGCTCACCGTGCCATCATAGGTACGCTGCAGCAGGTTGTTGTCGGACAGAGCATAAGCACTGGAATGAGGGGTCTGCTGGGAGCTTCCAAAACTGCTGGTGTAGTCAGTCCATGTCAGACTAACGGCGCTTTGCGGAGGACCGCCGTAAGTCAGATTAGTGTTCTGGGTCATCATCAGGTCTTTCTTGATCCTGTGCGCTGCTTGAGCGGCATCCGTCAGCGCCACCGTCTGGCTGTTGGTACGGTCAGTTCCCCGAAAAATGTGGTGGGTGATAGACAAAGCCGCCGCCATTACCATGCCTCCCACCAGCATCACCACCAGTATCTCGATCAAAGTAAACCCTTTTTGATTCATCGCTCCGTCTTGAAGGTGCATACGGAAAGGACCGGCCTCCCCTCCCGCGATACCGTTATCGTAATCTTCTGCAGTTTTTCATCAGTATGAGTACCAACCCACGCGCTCCCGTTATCAGAGAAAGCGGTAGTAACGTTCACGCTGTATTGAGAGGGATGAGTAATGTCAATATCATAGGTCTCAGCGTAGGGGCTTTCCCTGATGGCTTCCAGATATTCGGAGACCAGGTTTGAGGCGACGACCTGCTCATCAAGGGTACGGGTTGCCCTGGAACCGGTATCAATAGCCGACAGCATTCCGGTGCCGAGAACACCCAGGATACCCAGGGCGATGACGACCTCAATAAGGGTCAGCCCTGCCTGACCCCGGAAAAAACGGTTACTGACCTTTCGCAGGAGCTTCATAATATCATCAATCCACTATTTGGTGAGCCAGTCTCTCCCGCCCTCTAGCCAAAGCTGCCGGTAATGGCATACATCGGCATCAGAACTGATATGGCAATCAGGCCAACGAACAGGGCGATAAAAATAGTGCTGAGGGGACCAATCATACCCACGATGCTATTGGTCTTCTCCTCGGCGGTAACTTCATAGAAATCAGCGACCACATCCAGGGTGAAATCCAGAGTATTACTCTCTTCACCCACCGCCACCATCTGGATAAGGAGGGGAGGGAAAATATCAATACGGGACATCGGCTCAGACAAACCCTCGCCCAATACCAGCCCGTCACCCACCCGGTTCAAAGCGTCACGGATGATCCGGTTGTCGCTGGACTGGGGTATCAGCTCCATTATTTCCTGTAAACTCAGTCCGGCGGCGATCAATACCGACATGGTGCGGGTAAAACGGGCCAGCTCGCCCATCAGGGTGGGCGGGCCGATAAGCGGAGCCTTCAGACGCGCCCGGTCAAGTAAACGCCGGCCGGTAGGCTGCTTGACCAGCCAGAGCGCCAAGGCACCCAGTGCCGCCCCGCCTATCAGGAAATAGAGCGGGTATCCGGTCAGGATTTCAGTCACGCCGATGAGAATCCTGGTCGGTAAAGGAAGCTCCACATTCAGAGATTCGAACATCCCCAGCAACTGGGGCATGACCACCACCATCAGGATAACGCCCACAACCAGGCCAACACCCAGCACCATCATGGGATAGGTTAAAGCCCCTTTTACCTTCTTGGCAACGGCCCCCTGTCTTTCCAGGTAGTCACCCATCCGGTTCAGGACTAATTCCAGATTACCGGTCTGTTCTCCCACGGCAACCGTCCGGCAATAGATTTCACTGAAAGCGTTGGGATGCTTGGCAATGGACTGGGTAAATGAACTCCCGGCGCCAATATCATCAACGATGGAACCCAGTATCTTCTTGAAAGCCCGGCTATTAGTTACCTGCCCCTGCAGGATTTCGAGAGCCGGGAGCAGAGAAATACCCGACTTGAGCAGCGTGGCCAGCTGGCGGGAGAAAACAATCACGTCCCGGGGCTTGATCTGAAAAAGAGAAGGCAGAGCTTCTTCCAGGCTGAACATAGAGGGAACGACCTCTACGTTCAGGGGGTGGTAGCCCTGCCCGATGAGAAGACGCTCCGCCTCAATCTCGCCAACAGCCTTGATGGTACCTTTGATTATCTTCCCCTGGATAGTAGATGCCTGGTAGCGATAAGATATCAGCTTTTTCGTTTTTAACGGAGTCGCAGTAATTCCCGCCACAATGTCTCCTTAGCCAATAGAGAAAACGTTACGTATTACCTCATAGGGGGTGGTAAGTCCCATTTTAACCTTCATCATGCCATCATGCCACAGTGAGATCATACCTTCTTTGGTGGACTGCTGACGAATATCATCAGAACTGCCGCCACCCAGTATCAGCCTTCTTATCGGCTCACTCATCACCATGACTTCAAAGATGCCGGTACGCCCCAGATAGCCGGTATTGGCGCAGAAATTACAGCCGGCGCCAACCAAAAATTCAGACCTCTTTTCACCCATCTCTTGTTCATAGGCTATCTGCTCATCCACACTGACCGGAGTAGGCCGGGAACAGTAGGGACATACGCGGCGTACCATGCGCTGGGCGGTGACACCGACAACGGCTGAAGCCAGCAGGAACGGTTCCACGCCCAGGTCTATCATGCGGAAGACAACACTGACCGTATCATTAGCGTGAACCGAAGAAAGCACTAGGTGTCCGGTAAGGGATGCCTGGGTGGCAATCTGTGCTGTCTCAGCGTCCCGTATCTCACCGACCAGAATAACATCGGGGTCAAGCCTCATCGTAGCTCTAAGCCCGGTGGCGAAGGTCAGTCCGGTAGCCGGGCTGACCTGCATCTGGTTAATATTATCGAAGCGGTATTCTACCGGGTCTTCAATGGTGATGATATTACGCCCCACGGCATCAAGCTGATTGACGGTGGCATATTGGGTAGTGGTTTTACCCGCGCCGGTGGGACCGCTGATTAATATCATACCAAAAGGACTTTTTACTACCCTCAGGTATCTCTCCAGGGTCTCCGGGAGAAAGCCAATCTCGGGTAAGGGAAGAAAGGCAAAGGTCTTGTCCAGAATCCGCATTACCACCATTTCCCCGTAAACGGTATTGGTGGTCGCCACCCGCAAATCAATCTCTCTATCTCCCATGTCAAAGGTAATCTGCCCGTCCTGAGGACGGCGGCGCTCGGCGATGTTCAACCCGGCCATTATTTTGACCCGGGAAAGTAACGGAGGATGAACGCTGAGAGGCAGGGACATCACCTCCTGCAGGATACCATCAATGCGGTAACGGACACGCAGCCTGTCCTCCTGGGGTTCAACATGAATGTCAGACGCCCGGTCTCTTACCGCCTGCTTGATGAGGAGGTCAATGGCGCGGACCACGGGAGCTTGAGCAATCGCTTCCGCCGAAACCCGTGCCTCAGCCGTTTTAACCTGCGGGCTGCGGTAGCGGGTGGGGATTTGACTTAGCTGTTCCTCAATCTCACCGCCGACCCGGTAATTCAGGTCGATCATTTCCTGGATATCTTGAGAAGTACTGAGCACCGGCTCTATTCTTTTCCGTGTCAGGGCGGCCAGCTCCTCAAGCGCCTCGATATCCCTCGGGTCTTCCATGGCTACTACCAGCGTACCATCAGCGATATCAATCGGGATAACACTATATTTCCTGGCTAACGGCTCAGGAACCATGGCTACGGCATTAGGTCGAACGCCCTCTCTCTTCAGGTTGACAAAGGGAACCCGCAATTGCAGGCTGGTAAAGAACGCCAGTTGCTGCGGCGTAATCAAGCGTTCCTGCAGCAAGATGCGCTCAATCTTTTCTCCATCCTTGGCCTGTAGTTCCCGGACGTGTTTCAGTTTCTCCTCGGTAATCATCCTGGCTTCAAGCAGCAACTCACCCAGGTCTTTAGGCAAGGTTATTCTTGGTGGCTCCATGGTCCTTTACTCCTCTGATTAGTCCTACCTACCGCCAGCAATATCCCCGGACACCAACCATCACCGGCTAGTTTGCATCTTTCAGGCTAAGTTTTATCTTCTTTTTTACTCCCCTGGCTTCTCCCCTGAACAGGGAACTTGATTTCCCCGGCGCTGCAACCCCTTCCGCCAGCGGCTCCGGAGTTATCTCAATATCAGTGGCTCTCAGGAATGTATCGAGCAGGGGAATTGGTTTCTCCAGCACGATTGTTATCGTGGTTCCCTGGTCCCAGGAGCCTCTGGTATAGAGAATCCTTAATTCAGGTACCGTTTGCAGGGAATTATACAACCTGGAAACCAGCCTCAGTTCCGTCGATGGGGCTATAATCAGCTCCACTTCGCCGGAATACAATTGATGATTCCCCATTCTTGGTAGGTTAACCTCGGTTGCCTTTGGAGCGTAAACCTCCGGTGACGATGGAATCTCCTCCACTTTCTCAATGACAGTCTCCTGCTGAGACAGGGCGGGTTCCGTTATTCTCAGGTCGGCAGGCTCTGTTGCTTCCTTTCGGGAAACTTCCGGTGGAAGATGAACCTCTGCTTTCTCAGCGGCGGGTTCTGGTTGAGACATGGCAGCTTCTACCAGTTGTTGAATAGTTCCTGCCAGTCCCTCGGTGGAAACTGTCGGTGACGGAGGAGCCTCCTCCATCTTATCGGTCTTATCGGTAGCGGTTCTCTTCCAGGGCAGAATAGATTTTCGGGATTTCTCTTCGACCTCCTGAGCTGCTTTGACGGATTTCAATCCGGTATCCTCAGGCGTCACTATTTCAAGGGGTGGTTTGATTGCCTGAGAGGTGCCGAGTAATGTCTCGCTGGCCCTGATCAAGTATTGCAGGGCTTTCTGTTTCGCCTCCACCTCCGTAATTTCCGCCTTCCTCTTAGCTTCCGCTAAGAGATCTTCAACCTGTTTTTGGGCATCAATTTCCGCTTTAGTCTTTATCTCTTCAACTTCCCGTTTAGCCTGGGCGATAATTCTGTCAGCTTCGGTCTCAGCTTCTGTTTGCGCCTTCATCTTGATACTGGTTACTATCTGCTCGGCATCGGCTATCGCCGTCTTAAGCAGCGAACGCAGGGATTCGGAAGTTCCTTGTGGAGAACGGGCCTGCGCCGCCTGATTATTACTCCGTTCCTCTGCTTCCACGCGTTTCTGCTTCTGTTTATTCTTGCCTGTCAACCGCTTAAACCAATCAAACATAGAACGATACCACCTGCTAGTTACTCCCGGCGCCATCCAAATTCGTGAATTGTAGCGCCGGTCAGTATTTACATTTCTAAAAACTCAGGTACCAAAAAAGCTAGTCCCAGAATACAAGTTCACATAAAATTTGTCAATGGTATCTGTAATTGAAAGTCAGGCAACAGCTAATTTGACAAAATGACTATATTATGGCAAAATTATAGCCAAGTGGCGTTTCGAGTTTCTTTTCGAGTTCAGTTTTAAAAATTCGAGTAATGTATGACAATTAGCCGCACCCGGTTGAGCAGGCAATGATATTATGGACAAGATAGTGGTGGCGCTAGTTGATAAACAGGCTCTTTTCCGAATTGGGGTTCACTACGCTTTGTCACAGCAGCCGGATATTGAAGTATTCCATACCTCTCCTGACCAGAACTTAGCCGCGCTAACGGAAGCTATCCCCCCTGATGTCATGCTTTTGGATATTGATTATCCTTCCCTCAGAGGGCTGGACATAGCCCGGGAGATTGTCCGGCGCTACCCTGCTACCAGGATAATAATACTGACCTCCGACCCGGATGATGAGCAACTCCTTG
This portion of the Dehalococcoidales bacterium genome encodes:
- a CDS encoding type II secretion system F family protein, encoding MAGITATPLKTKKLISYRYQASTIQGKIIKGTIKAVGEIEAERLLIGQGYHPLNVEVVPSMFSLEEALPSLFQIKPRDVIVFSRQLATLLKSGISLLPALEILQGQVTNSRAFKKILGSIVDDIGAGSSFTQSIAKHPNAFSEIYCRTVAVGEQTGNLELVLNRMGDYLERQGAVAKKVKGALTYPMMVLGVGLVVGVILMVVVMPQLLGMFESLNVELPLPTRILIGVTEILTGYPLYFLIGGAALGALALWLVKQPTGRRLLDRARLKAPLIGPPTLMGELARFTRTMSVLIAAGLSLQEIMELIPQSSDNRIIRDALNRVGDGLVLGEGLSEPMSRIDIFPPLLIQMVAVGEESNTLDFTLDVVADFYEVTAEEKTNSIVGMIGPLSTIFIALFVGLIAISVLMPMYAITGSFG
- a CDS encoding prepilin-type N-terminal cleavage/methylation domain-containing protein → MKLLRKVSNRFFRGQAGLTLIEVVIALGILGVLGTGMLSAIDTGSRATRTLDEQVVASNLVSEYLEAIRESPYAETYDIDITHPSQYSVNVTTAFSDNGSAWVGTHTDEKLQKITITVSREGRPVLSVCTFKTER
- a CDS encoding GspE/PulE family protein, which translates into the protein MEPPRITLPKDLGELLLEARMITEEKLKHVRELQAKDGEKIERILLQERLITPQQLAFFTSLQLRVPFVNLKREGVRPNAVAMVPEPLARKYSVIPIDIADGTLVVAMEDPRDIEALEELAALTRKRIEPVLSTSQDIQEMIDLNYRVGGEIEEQLSQIPTRYRSPQVKTAEARVSAEAIAQAPVVRAIDLLIKQAVRDRASDIHVEPQEDRLRVRYRIDGILQEVMSLPLSVHPPLLSRVKIMAGLNIAERRRPQDGQITFDMGDREIDLRVATTNTVYGEMVVMRILDKTFAFLPLPEIGFLPETLERYLRVVKSPFGMILISGPTGAGKTTTQYATVNQLDAVGRNIITIEDPVEYRFDNINQMQVSPATGLTFATGLRATMRLDPDVILVGEIRDAETAQIATQASLTGHLVLSSVHANDTVSVVFRMIDLGVEPFLLASAVVGVTAQRMVRRVCPYCSRPTPVSVDEQIAYEQEMGEKRSEFLVGAGCNFCANTGYLGRTGIFEVMVMSEPIRRLILGGGSSDDIRQQSTKEGMISLWHDGMMKVKMGLTTPYEVIRNVFSIG
- a CDS encoding prepilin-type N-terminal cleavage/methylation domain-containing protein, encoding MHLQDGAMNQKGFTLIEILVVMLVGGMVMAAALSITHHIFRGTDRTNSQTVALTDAAQAAHRIKKDLMMTQNTNLTYGGPPQSAVSLTWTDYTSSFGSSQQTPHSSAYALSDNNLLQRTYDGTVSIVGRSITSLGFTQDGQVITVAITATGPKPQQRMESIQFSIHMRPEVTQ